In Molothrus ater isolate BHLD 08-10-18 breed brown headed cowbird chromosome 11, BPBGC_Mater_1.1, whole genome shotgun sequence, a genomic segment contains:
- the FEZF2 gene encoding fez family zinc finger protein 2 → MASPGSLETVMPSSCPRHDGRAATANPSKTLAFSIERIMAKTSEPKPAFEERHGGPGPEPGKKPLSLCSPLPCVIPIPPLGYELPSKTLNYSELWKSSLRGGAGLCKANCGVCCKAELALGQPSGRLIKPQVIHQAGAVPAAPRSLYYFNYLDAAYHPADLLHGQLFPAGLLGAPSPGGLSAHQKLFLLENAKLAGLAAEKLPPPPPFAHKERLPGHLDQVMKEAAAAERGGPPKGHAKMGGGGGGAAEGKPKNFTCEVCGKVFNAHYNLTRHMPVHTGARPFVCKVCGKGFRQASTLCRHKIIHTQEKPHKCNQCGKAFNRSSTLNTHIRIHAGYKPFVCEFCGKGFHQKGNYKNHKLTHSGEKQYKCTICNKAFHQIYNLTFHMHTHNDKKPFTCVTCGKGFCRNFDLKKHVRKLHDSVSSAPPPRDPGRSGQS, encoded by the exons ATGGCGAGCCCGGGGTCGCTGGAGACGGTCAtgccttcctcctgcccccGGCACGACGGCAGAGCCGCCACCGCTAACCCCTCCAAGACCCTGGCCTTCTCCATCGAGCGGATCATGGCAAAGACGTCGGAGCCCAAGCCGGCCTTCGAGGAGCGGCacggcgggccggggccggagcCAGGCAAGAAGCCGCTGAGCCTGTGCTCGCCCCTGCCCTGCGTGATCCCCATCCCGCCTCTGGGCTACGAGCTGCCCTCCAAGACTCTCAACTACTCGGAGCTGTGGAAGAGCAGCCtgcggggcggtgcggggctCTGCAAAGCCAACTGCGGCGTGTGCTGCAAGGCAGAGCTCgccctgggccagcccagcGGCCGGCTCATCAAGCCGCAGGTCATCCACCAGGCAGGGGCCGTTCCGGCCGCCCCCCGCTCCCTCTACTACTTCAACTACCTGGACGCCGCGTACCACCCGGCCGACCTCCTGCACGGACAGCTCTTCCCGGCCGGCCTGCTGGGCGCCCCGTCGCCGGGGGGGCTCTCGGCCCACCAgaagcttttcctgctggagaaCGCCAAGCTGGCGGGGCTGGCGGCCGAGAagctgccgccgccgcctcccttCGCCCATAAGGAGCGGCTGCCGGGACACCTGGACCAGGTGATgaaggaggcggcggcggcggagcgcggCGGCCCCCCCAAGGGCCACGCCAAGAtggggggcggcggcggcggggcggcggagGGCAAGCCCAAAAACTTTACCTGCGAGGTCTGCGGCAAG GTGTTCAACGCGCACTACAACCTCACCCGCCACATGCCGGTGCACACGGGGGCCCGGCCTTTCGTCTGCAAGGTCTGCGGGAAGGGCTTCCGCCAGGCCAGCACCCTGTGCCGGCACAAAATCATCCACACCCAG GAGAAACCCCACAAGTGCAACCAGTGCGGAAAGGCGTTCAACAGGAGCTCCACGCTCAACACCCACATCCGCATCCACGCCGGCTACAAGCCCTTCGTCTGCGAGTTCTGCGGCAAGGGCTTCCACCAGAAAG GCAACTACAAGAACCACAAGCTGACCCACAGCGGAGAGAAGCAGTACAAGTGCACCATTTGCAACAAAGCCTTCCACCAGATCTATAACTTGACTTTCCACATGCACACCCACAATGACAAGAAGCCCTTTACGTGTGTCACTTGCGGGAAAGGATTTTGCAGAAACTTTGATTTAAAGAAGCACGTCCGAAAGTTGCACGACAGCGTCTCCAGCGCTCCTCCGCCGCGGGACCCTGGGCGCAGCGGGCAGAGCTAA